Part of the Lotus japonicus ecotype B-129 chromosome 6, LjGifu_v1.2 genome, CATAGGTCTTTGTGGAAGCATCATTCCAAAGCGCTTGATCAGATTGCAGAATTCCACGACCATTCCTCAAATTGGCATAGTAAGATGTGTCAAATCTGTTCTGACTAGCAGTATCAAGTGCAATTCGATTCGAAGCACCACTGTTTTGAGGGCAGAGTGCTTGAAGTTGTAGAAGAAATGAAGCATCAATGGAGGGGTCAGGACCATTTGAAGTGAAGTTGTACAATCTGTTACTGAAGAATTGGCAAGCTGTAGTACCAATGGTATGTCCACCTATATACattcatatatcaatacatAGCTGTTAATTGAACTGCTCAAAACTTTCATGTGACACATTTTCTTTGCATAACACTGAATGAATTCAGAATAAGATGCATCATGTTGATTAATTAGTAATTACCAACAAGAGTGACGAGGTCTTGAGTGTTGAGACCCTTTGCTGCGAATTTCTGTTTTTGGACATCAACAGAGTCAAAAGGGGCAGGTAAATTATTGACATCTGAGGCTTGTGACACGCGGCCATCTCTGCGCCCAGTTGGCACTTGCCAACTCAGTCCACCACTCTGCAATTACAAGTTCAATTTTTAATCAGAAAGGTATGAAAGATTATTTGACAAGAGATGAACGTAGGAAtgaagttttgttttttttataatttggaTACCCAGCTGCCTCTACAGTCTATGCAACAATGAAAGCCTATGTTGCAGTTATATAAAATGACAAGTGTATAAATTTTCTTACATATTTAACTTTTCATCATGAATCATTCAGAACTAAGTTAATggttaaaattttaaatgataATTTATGATACATAGATAATAATTCAAACATGCATGCTTAATAATGAGTTAATTAATTACCAGAACAACGGAATCACGAGCAGCAAGGGCAAGGATATCAGCGCAAGACACAACACCGGGGCAAGCAGCCTCCACCTTTGCTTTTGCATCATCAATAACTTCAAATCCTCTTAAACTAAGGTTTGGAATTGCGGTTCTCTCGGTGCCAGCGCCGGCAATGAGAACAGAAGCGTCACAACCTTGCACGAAGCAATCATGGAAGTGCATCCTCAACAACCCAGCAGCCAAGGTAGGATCAGAGTTAACATGGGATTCAACTGTGGATCGTACAATGGATTCAGCACGAGGACATGTTCCCAAATAGAATCCTACACGTGAGCCACCTTGGCCATGCACTGTGTTCACAATACTGGCCAAAGCAAGCACAAGAGTGACAACACTAAACAAACTTTGCTCCATGTTAATTATATGGAAATTAAAGTGTTTTTGCAAATGCAGTTCCTGTAAAGAACTAATTAAAAGTTCGAGTTTAGATTCAATACGAGACTCTGGAATAGTGGAATATACTAATTGTGATGCCTGGGATTCGGGTATTTATAGGGGGGGTTTGGGATTTGAGGGTCAAAGTTAAGAGAATGAGTAAGCAAAGATGGCTGCAAGCCTGCAACACTCTAACTACAAGTGGCTATATATGTGCAAAGGAACAAAAGATACACAGAGGGAGTGGAAAATGAGAGAGCATGTATTATTGGTAAGCTGGGCTCACAACTTTTGTCTTGTGCTTGCTAAAGTCTACTTCAATGTATGAACATATGGTTGCttttactttttctattcaagCGCGTTGTCTCCACTATGCATGTCTAATTGGAATTagtggaaggaaggaaaattaagATACTTGGACTGGATGGCTTTGTTTGTCACGTACCTATACAATATGACTGGATATATTCTGCATCTTATTTTCGATGGATATAATCCATATGGATTTGGGTTGAATTCACTCCACGACAAATATGATTAATGTCTAAAGCCTACTgcatttttttaaagcaaaacatTCTATGTAAATGAGATAAGGTCTCTACAGGCAACAAGTCTTCTCTATTGAGATTAGATCAAGAACACAGCCACTAGTTGATACTTCATACTCATTTCGTAACATTAATTCTCATAGTTAGGAAGAAACAATATTCATCACATTGGAAGACATGAGTgtcttggggggggggggggtatttTGTTAGGGGGTTTCCTATTTCTAGCTCTCTTGAGATTAGTTTCAAGGAAAATAGAAGCAAAACTTGTTGCAATAAGAAAAATGTATAATAGTTATTAAGCCGGAAAAAATGGTTTCATAATGATGCATTTCATGACaaatattgaaattcaaacatgAGGTGCTTTGGTATAATAATTGTTAGGGTTCGTGTTATGTGCAAATGCATTTGAGATCATTTTGAGAagtatattttcttaattaccATACATCTAGACCATTTTGGTAAATTCTTCGATCCATGAGTATTGTACGGCTGAAGCCTTTAGAGAAAAACTAGTTTTGTTGATATTGTTGAAGTTTTCAATAATTATGTTGTGTCTCAATCTACGGTGTGAATAAAACAGGTCTAGATCCTTATCATAAACCGAAGGATGAACATTAATTAATGATGGTGAAATGTGGTTGATTAGAAGATAGTGATGAACATTGCAATCAAACTTTCATGAGCATTCTAAGAGCAATTAATAGCACAAAGACGGTTCGGATCAACAAAGAAAATTGTGTGTTCTCTGAGCTGAAAGAGGTAATTGTGGATCTCCTCGCTAAGCATCTAATTCATCTTATTGAAACCTAATCTTAGGCTACTAGTAACTAGATTAAACTAGTGGAACGCATTTCACCGAGGAAATGTTTAGCGATAATTTATCAATTAATTTTATAGTATACACGCACTTGACAACGGTAAACATCTAGCTTCTCACAACTCGTATAGAGCAGTGAATAGAAGGATTGAGATATGTAGTAGTAGCATCCAATTGTGACACGAGTATCTACTTGTTATTTATGATGTAACAATAGTGGAGAAGATAcattcagtttttaaaacaatcaTTAATTTTGGCTCAAACTTATCATTCATGTTATTGATTGTTGCATCGCTAGCTAATCCACAGATTAGAAGCTTTCTTCACAACCATTGCTAATATTCACCAACCCATTGATACGAGTAGTTTAAGCTATGCCAAGTCTCACTAATATAATGTGATATAATCTCACATTCTCACTCATAATATATTTGGGTCTAAGCTTATCTTTTCTTACTGACATTTTCGCAGACAATGAATATACTTATAGAATAATTATACTTATATACAAACATATATGCTGTCAATCTCTAATATTGCATAAACTTATATGCACATGCAGCTCAAACAAACTAAAGTCAACACGGAGATTTTGTCTTTATCATGTTGGTAGCAGGATTCAGTCAGATTGCATGTATTAAGGTTAGAAGCCAAGGCATCTATTGGACATCACGAGAACACGAAAAAGTAAACAAATAGCAAACTTTGACAAACAAACACTCACTCACGCGGAAACCACGTATAAttgcattttaattaattagctTCAAACTGTTGACAAAAACCCTTTTACCAAGTTCATTCCTTCCCAGACAGACCCACCGTATCCTTTCAAATAATCATATAGAAAACTATTTTTGATTTTATAGATACCAACTTGCACTTTCTTTGCATACATGTCGAGTAGCTGGGTTTGCTTACTCATTCTCCTCATTCTGATCACCCCAAAAGGCCCCTATAAATACCACAATATGCATGACATTGTATTCCACAGAATCACACTTTCTTACATTGAGAGCCTAAACAACTATTTCCTACAAACTTTCTTTGTTATCAGCAAATTTCTAGTTCTTTTAAGGCGCTACCTTTGCAAAATCACTTACTTATAATTAATTAACATGGAGCGAAGTTTGTTTAGAATTGCATTTCTTCTGCTTGCTTTGGCCAGTATTGTGAACACAGTGCATGGCCAAGGCTCGCGTGTGGGGTTCTATCGGCGAACATGTCCTCGTGCTGAATCCATTGTACGGTCCGCAGTTGAATCCCACGTGAAGTCTGATCGTACATTAGCAGCTGGTTTGCTGAGGATGCACTTCCATGATTGCTTCGTGCAAGGTTGTGACGCTTCTGTTCTCATTGCTGGCGCCGGCACCGAGAGAACCGCACCTCCAAATCTTGGCTTAAGAGGATATGAAGTTATTGATGATGCCAAGGCTAAGGTAGAGGCTGCATGCCCTGGTGTTGTGTCTTGTGCTGACATCCTTGCCCTTGCTGCTCGTGATTCCGTTGTTCTGGTAATTAATTAACTCATTATTAAGCATGTTTGACTTTTTAATTATGTATCATAACTtatcatttaaatttttaacCATTAACtcttactccctccggtcctatttataagcaacaaaaaaaaattcacatagtttaagaaatgtagttaaactagataaaatgcattaaatttgtcttaaattaaaatgaacttccaaaattaccctttgttattagtgttggaaagtggaaaagaaagagaataattaatgagacacattttacaagttagaattaataagggcatcattggaaaaaattaattaatatagctcaaactttcatttggttcttataaaaaggaccaagatttttcttctctttcatgcttataaataggaccggagggagtatattagTTAGTTCTGATTGATTCATGATGAAAAGTTAAATATGTAAAAAATTTATACACTTGTCATTTTACTGCAGCATAGGCTTTCATTGTTGCATAGTTTGTAGAGGCTGTGATGTGAACTATTATTTCAGCAGTGCTTGTGCTATTTTAATGTATTCATTTTGCTTACAAAAAAAATAGATTGTAGAGGCAGCTGAGTAtccaaattaaaaagaaaaacttcaTTAAAATTTGACTGTTTTTCTTTAACTGCATTCATTCCTACATTAATCTCTTGTGAAAGAATCTTTCATACTTTTCTGATAAAAATTGAACTTGTAATTGCAGAGTGGTGGACTGAGTTGGCAAGTGCCAACTGGGCGCAGAGATGGCCGCGTGTCACAAGCCTCAGATGTCAATAACTTACCTGCCCCTTTTGACTCTGTTGATGTCCAAAAACAGAAATTCGCAGCAAAGGGTCTCAACACTCAAGACCTCGTCACTCTTGTTGgtaattactaattaattaACATGATGCATCTTATTCTGAATTCATTCAGTGTTATGCAAAGAAAATGTGTCACATGAAAGTTTTGAGCAGTTCAATTAACAGCTATGTATTGATCTATGAAtgtgtatatatgtatataggTGGACATACCATTGGTACTACAGCTTGCCAATTCTTCAGTAACAGATTGTACAACTTCACTTCAAATGGTCCTGACTCTTCCATCGATGCTTCATTTCTTCCACAACTTCAAGCACTCTGCCCTCAAAACAGTGGTGTTTCTAATCGAGTTGCACTTGATACTACTAGTCAGAACAGATTTGACACATCTTACTATGCCAATTTGAGGAACGGTCGTGGAATTTTGCTATCTGATCAAGCACTTTGGAATGATGCTTCAACAAAAACCTTTGTGCGGAGGTACTTGGGCTTAAGAGGCTTGCTTGGATTAAAATTCAATGTGGAATTTGGAAAGTCAATGGTGAAGATGAGCAACATTGAGTTGAAGACAGGAAGTGATGGTGAAATTCGCAAGATATGTTCTGCTTTCAACTAGTTTTAATAGTGTGCTAGTGTTGGCATTTGCCTGGGAAGTGTATAATATTTTCCATTTTGGTTATTTAATTTTCCCCTCCTTTTTTTCTGATTAAAAGAAATGTTTTTAAGTGTAAAAGTTTTATTTTGGTAAACAAAGATTGAATTGAAACAAGCACAAGTGTATAAATTCTATAAGAAGTgtgaaataataaattttcttcCGCAATCCGCAATCATctcattcttttttttattttgcgcATCATATTTATTCATTTATATTTTAGAAACGGAtcaatctatctatatctatatatatatattgaaagaATCAATCTATCTATACATGGTATATTGGTATTGTATAAACATGCATACACACACCTCAATTCCTCAAACAAATTATAAAGTCAACTCGATCGGAGATTTTGTCGTTAATTAGCATGATCCAGTCAGAATATTAATTGCATGTAGCTAGCAAAGTGAGAAGCCAATGCACAAATTAGATACTATCACGAGAACACGAAAGAGTAAACAAAAATAAGCAAACTTTGacaattataaatatatatatacctgcAACTGCAACTTGCACTTTCTTAGTATACATGTCAAGTATAGCTAGCCGGGTTTGCTTACTCGTTCTCGTCATTCTGATCACCGCCAAAAGCCCCCTacatttgtcttttttttttttaacttttagaTTTGTTTGTCTTTTTTTTACCTGTTTTGTATTTGAacttagcaccccttgtgctaaagttgaatataattatttagtttataaaaaaatgaatcttTAATGATATCTAagctaaataaataattatgaaaCTTAGCCTAGTTATTTTGAATATCATTAGTTCACCTAGGACTAAATGATTTAGCCCAAACTGTGGttagggtcatttagacaacctaaaaaaaattaacatgttttttttttacaaaaattaaCATGTTTAAATGAACTCTTTCATTTTTATGTAAATGTTATACTTTTtggagtttaattttgatgcaccgacggtgcaaagttttttttacaccgtGAATCAATTAGATTTCAAAGGTTTGTCATGCCACTCaatctaattaaataaaaaatttatttttcacacATTCAAGAAATTAAATCTGATTGGTTggcggtgtaaaaaaactttacaccgttgatgcatcaaactttttctcatactttttattattttaattgaaaatctAAATTTCCATTGATTTGAGTAATTAAGAATGAAGATCGGTTTCAAATATTTCAAATGACTCTTTATTTTGATTTGTCATGGTTTTATtagcaataaattttttatatttacaaTTTACTCTTTAGTTGTCTAAATAATGAATTACAGGAACTGAACTCTCTAATTTTCATAGGTACCGGAGTAATGCTCATATTTTTTTCTATcaagaaaaattgattttaactaAAAAGGATAGTAACAAAAATAGTAAAGGATAGTAACAAGAATAAAAGACCGGATtgaagaaaatatatttaaaggATATTAACAAGaataaaagattgaaagaatTTTAGATTTATTGTTATATTGTGAACGAAATTAGGTTTTAGTTTCCTTTAAACATGACTGCAGAAAAACAGCGGTGCAAGCTAAACGGatgctcaaaagtcaaaaccatCTATGAGGCAACTACCTTCATGTTTGCTGTTGTTACCGGTCTTACCGGAGGAACTCATCTTGGAAATCCTTTTTAGGGTTCCGGTGAGATTCCTTAAAAGATTCATGTGCGTGTGCAAATCATGGAAAACACTAATCTCCAGTTCCCAATTCGAAAAGGAGCACTTTCGCACCTCATTCTCTGTTACAAGCATGACCCACCAACGATTGGTTACTTTAACCAATGATGACTGGAAATCAATAACAACATGTTCTATGCGGTCATTGTTCGAAGACCTATTAGTCCCTCCAAAAACCGTTAGCTTAAGGGTGGAACCCAGGTGGGTATATATTATAGGGTCGTGCAATGGGTTGTTGTGTTTATCTGATGATTTTGGTTTATTCAAATTGAGGAACCCGTTTACCGGATCAGCATCCAAGAGATCGCCAACCATTGATGTGATGTGGCGTACCATCTCACAGTATGGTTTCGGTTATGATCAAGTTAACGACAAGTACAAAGTGCTAATTACTTCTAACGGCGAGACCAAAGTTCATACCTTTGGTACTAATTATTGGACAACTATTCAGACTTTCCCGTCTGCGCTACCGCCAGAATGTTGGGATAAAGTAGGACAATTTGTGAGTGGTGCTCTTAATTGGTTGGTTTTGGAAAGAGATCGTATTATTTCCTTTGATTTGGAGAAGGAGACTTATGGTGAAGTGTTGCTTCCTCACAATATGGATGGTGACCTCCCCTGCAATCATGTGCTTCATGTCTTGAATAACTGTCTTTGTTTGTGTTACTTTACTGATATTCATTGCGTCGTGTGGTTGATGAAAAAGTACGGTATTCAAGAGTCTTGGACTAAAATGATGTTGATCCCTCATTACAAGATTCCTGTGCGCAATAATAATGCTTCTTTTCGCGTTCGCCCTTTGTGCATTTCAGAAAATGGCGTTGTTTTGTTGGAAACTAATGAAAACCAATTAGTTATGTATGACACAAAGAATGGCGAGGTGTATTATCCTAGTAAGATCTTCGGAACGTATCGAGTTGATATACATATATACCATGAGAGTTATGCTCCTGAACTTGCACCTAAAGGTGCTCCCCCTCATGTTGATCTCCACCTTTTTATTCcttgttttattgttttttccTCTCATTCTCATTTATTGATTCTATGTTGTTCCTTGCATGTGATGTTGCCCCAGTCAGGAAGGGTTGTCGGAGCAATGGATGCAAAAATCCACCTGT contains:
- the LOC130725883 gene encoding cationic peroxidase 2-like; the encoded protein is MEQSLFSVVTLVLALASIVNTVHGQGGSRVGFYLGTCPRAESIVRSTVESHVNSDPTLAAGLLRMHFHDCFVQGCDASVLIAGAGTERTAIPNLSLRGFEVIDDAKAKVEAACPGVVSCADILALAARDSVVLSGGLSWQVPTGRRDGRVSQASDVNNLPAPFDSVDVQKQKFAAKGLNTQDLVTLVGGHTIGTTACQFFSNRLYNFTSNGPDPSIDASFLLQLQALCPQNSGASNRIALDTASQNRFDTSYYANLRNGRGILQSDQALWNDASTKTYVQRYLGLLRGLLGLTFNVEFGRSMVKMSNIGLKTGSDGEIRKICSAFN
- the LOC130726050 gene encoding cationic peroxidase 2-like — translated: MERSLFRIAFLLLALASIVNTVHGQGSRVGFYRRTCPRAESIVRSAVESHVKSDRTLAAGLLRMHFHDCFVQGCDASVLIAGAGTERTAPPNLGLRGYEVIDDAKAKVEAACPGVVSCADILALAARDSVVLSGGLSWQVPTGRRDGRVSQASDVNNLPAPFDSVDVQKQKFAAKGLNTQDLVTLVGGHTIGTTACQFFSNRLYNFTSNGPDSSIDASFLPQLQALCPQNSGVSNRVALDTTSQNRFDTSYYANLRNGRGILLSDQALWNDASTKTFVRRYLGLRGLLGLKFNVEFGKSMVKMSNIELKTGSDGEIRKICSAFN
- the LOC130724160 gene encoding F-box/kelch-repeat protein At3g23880-like; amino-acid sequence: MRQLPSCLLLLPVLPEELILEILFRVPVRFLKRFMCVCKSWKTLISSSQFEKEHFRTSFSVTSMTHQRLVTLTNDDWKSITTCSMRSLFEDLLVPPKTVSLRVEPRWVYIIGSCNGLLCLSDDFGLFKLRNPFTGSASKRSPTIDVMWRTISQYGFGYDQVNDKYKVLITSNGETKVHTFGTNYWTTIQTFPSALPPECWDKVGQFVSGALNWLVLERDRIISFDLEKETYGEVLLPHNMDGDLPCNHVLHVLNNCLCLCYFTDIHCVVWLMKKYGIQESWTKMMLIPHYKIPVRNNNASFRVRPLCISENGVVLLETNENQLVMYDTKNGEVYYPSKIFGTYRVDIHIYHESYAPELAPKVRKGCRSNGCKNPPVGKFGYCDFHRSKSQARQRKRAAKRRKLEDTAHPAAIE